Proteins encoded in a region of the Streptomyces sp. PCS3-D2 genome:
- a CDS encoding nitrate- and nitrite sensing domain-containing protein — translation MRSRLVVGVAVAGLTVLVAGTPAVVTAARELNDSQRLVTLAEQTGQILTLTHVLADERDAVVEYAAKGRPGAAKAGLQDRLLRTDRQIAEAVGVVDEPLAMALARVGSVRTEAIDGKGSALDAHQAYTGVITELLAPGTRLAELTPPRAGAALITTRPLAPLGQAVEQASATRGLLLGALAVPRSEQPVPRGEQASGSATVDELTAAAQRSRVREQAALDDFARVARPDVRQTLTATVTGPEVKAADDYLKRFTDRPTQATPDRKTDGAAVGAALTSRIDRMRTVEATLAGQRASALASLRDDDVARLEILVALLGLLFLVAVGFATAVARSLTRPLSVLRRGAERLATPEGSVEPVRFTGRNDEFAEVVRHLNAVRDQTVSLHTRIAGLDADRRRIIGRNEALASGREALEEELTKLRAGLEEHRRIMSTTSVSLSLRTLGLVERQLAVIEELESKEQDPDRLATLFKLDHLATVMRRHNENLLVLAGQEHGHGQAAPVALVDVMRAAVSEIERYERVDLAALPSYTQVAGHAADDISHVLAELLENATTFSPPDVKVKVSGWTLDNGDVVLSVVDEGIGVTEDRLQALNARLSTPEAYDEEPEEDHGLGLGLYVAGRLAARHGVTAELRGARHGGTEALVVVPAALLPATPPASPVHHLATPGAPILHLPGVIAEANENTLQARRRGAHAAPEADAADPDPQPAHPVADPDPADPTEQAVPAEPVTPVTLAEALATAAEAPSGGGLPPADEVFTAAPTADTPSPTDAPPADQVFTAEPAEPAEPDPAVAPAGEQLVARIVHDADAADFTLPDPAEPAEPAAGDAHAHAPAEADWLPRQGSHPADPADGGGPVTAKGLPKRTPRTVAAPRREDVRPQQPHRVDAEELRRRLGGFYQGAQDGRRVAAAELAKDLAPDRGREESNTDQGDSAQEART, via the coding sequence GTGCGCAGCCGGCTGGTCGTCGGTGTCGCCGTCGCGGGACTCACCGTCCTCGTGGCCGGCACCCCCGCCGTCGTCACCGCTGCCAGGGAGCTGAACGACTCCCAGCGGCTGGTCACCCTCGCCGAGCAGACCGGCCAGATCCTCACCCTCACGCACGTTCTCGCCGACGAGCGCGACGCCGTCGTCGAGTACGCGGCCAAGGGCCGACCCGGCGCAGCCAAGGCCGGACTCCAGGACCGCCTCCTGCGTACCGACCGGCAGATCGCCGAGGCCGTGGGCGTGGTCGACGAACCCCTCGCCATGGCCCTCGCCCGCGTCGGGTCCGTCCGCACCGAAGCCATCGACGGCAAGGGCAGCGCCCTCGACGCCCACCAGGCCTACACCGGCGTCATCACCGAACTCCTCGCCCCGGGCACCCGGCTCGCCGAGCTGACCCCGCCGCGCGCCGGGGCCGCCCTCATCACCACCCGTCCGCTGGCCCCCCTCGGCCAGGCGGTGGAACAGGCCTCGGCCACCCGCGGACTGCTGCTCGGCGCGCTGGCCGTGCCCCGCAGCGAGCAGCCCGTGCCCCGCGGCGAGCAGGCCTCGGGCTCGGCCACCGTCGATGAACTCACCGCCGCCGCGCAGCGCTCGCGCGTACGCGAGCAGGCGGCCCTCGACGACTTCGCCCGGGTCGCCCGCCCCGACGTGCGCCAGACCCTCACCGCCACCGTCACCGGCCCCGAGGTCAAGGCGGCCGACGACTACCTCAAGAGGTTCACCGACCGGCCCACGCAGGCCACCCCCGACCGCAAGACCGACGGTGCCGCCGTCGGTGCCGCGCTCACCTCGCGCATCGACCGGATGCGCACCGTCGAGGCCACCCTCGCCGGACAGCGGGCCTCCGCCCTCGCCTCCCTGCGCGACGACGACGTCGCCCGGCTGGAGATCCTGGTCGCCCTGCTCGGCCTGCTGTTCCTCGTCGCCGTCGGATTCGCCACCGCCGTCGCCCGCTCGCTGACCCGCCCCCTGTCGGTCTTGCGCCGCGGAGCGGAGCGGCTGGCGACGCCCGAGGGCTCCGTGGAACCGGTGCGATTCACCGGCCGCAACGACGAGTTCGCCGAGGTCGTCCGGCACCTGAACGCCGTACGTGACCAGACGGTCTCCCTGCACACCCGGATCGCCGGGCTCGACGCCGACCGGCGCCGCATCATCGGCCGCAACGAGGCGCTCGCCTCGGGCCGCGAGGCGCTGGAGGAGGAGCTGACGAAGCTGCGCGCCGGGCTGGAGGAGCACCGCCGCATCATGTCGACGACCTCCGTCTCGCTCTCGCTGCGCACGCTGGGCCTGGTCGAGCGCCAGCTCGCCGTCATCGAGGAACTGGAGTCCAAGGAACAGGACCCCGACCGGCTCGCGACCCTCTTCAAGCTCGACCACCTGGCGACCGTGATGCGCCGCCACAACGAGAACCTGCTGGTTCTCGCCGGGCAGGAGCACGGCCACGGACAGGCGGCGCCGGTGGCGCTCGTCGACGTGATGCGGGCCGCCGTCAGCGAGATCGAGCGCTACGAGCGCGTCGACCTCGCGGCACTGCCCTCGTACACGCAGGTGGCCGGGCACGCCGCCGACGACATCTCGCACGTGCTCGCCGAACTGTTGGAGAACGCCACGACGTTCTCACCGCCGGACGTCAAGGTGAAGGTGTCGGGCTGGACGCTCGACAACGGCGACGTCGTGCTCTCCGTCGTCGACGAGGGCATCGGCGTCACCGAGGACCGCCTGCAGGCGCTCAACGCCCGGCTGTCCACGCCCGAGGCGTACGACGAGGAGCCCGAGGAGGATCACGGCCTGGGCCTCGGCCTGTACGTCGCCGGGCGGCTCGCGGCACGGCACGGCGTCACCGCGGAGTTGCGCGGCGCGCGGCACGGGGGGACCGAAGCCCTGGTGGTCGTCCCCGCGGCGCTGCTGCCCGCCACCCCGCCGGCCTCGCCCGTCCACCACCTGGCCACCCCGGGTGCGCCCATCCTGCACCTGCCGGGCGTGATAGCGGAAGCGAACGAGAACACCCTCCAGGCCCGTCGGCGCGGTGCGCACGCCGCCCCCGAGGCCGACGCCGCCGACCCCGACCCGCAGCCCGCCCACCCGGTGGCCGACCCGGACCCCGCCGATCCCACGGAGCAGGCCGTCCCGGCCGAGCCGGTCACGCCGGTCACCCTGGCCGAGGCCCTGGCGACCGCTGCGGAGGCCCCCTCCGGTGGAGGTCTCCCGCCCGCCGACGAGGTCTTCACCGCGGCCCCGACCGCGGACACGCCGTCGCCGACGGACGCCCCGCCCGCCGACCAGGTCTTCACCGCCGAGCCCGCCGAGCCCGCCGAGCCGGACCCGGCCGTGGCCCCCGCGGGGGAGCAGCTCGTCGCGCGCATCGTCCACGACGCGGACGCGGCCGACTTCACCCTGCCGGATCCGGCCGAGCCCGCCGAGCCCGCCGCAGGGGACGCGCACGCGCACGCCCCCGCCGAGGCCGACTGGCTCCCCCGCCAGGGCAGCCACCCCGCCGACCCTGCAGACGGCGGCGGCCCCGTCACCGCCAAGGGCCTGCCGAAGCGCACCCCGCGCACCGTCGCTGCCCCGCGCAGGGAGGACGTACGGCCCCAGCAGCCGCACCGGGTCGACGCCGAAGAACTGCGGCGCCGGCTCGGGGGCTTCTACCAGGGAGCCCAGGACGGCCGACGCGTCGCCGCCGCCGAGCTGGCGAAGGACCTGGCGCCGGACCGGGGGCGGGAAGAGAGCAATACCGACCAGGGGGACAGCGCACAGGAGGCACGCACATGA
- a CDS encoding protein phosphatase 2C domain-containing protein, with protein MRIDLATAPGSPERPNEDWLSASTPAAGGGVLVVLDGVTPPAGGDGCVHGVPWFTARLGGRLTELSASRGDMPLDLILAEAVRATAEAHRDTCDLSHVRTPQATVVVVRWDETYVEHLVLSDSVLLLQAPGGEVTAVLDDRLDRLPREVLRSVAATDALRNAEGGFFTAATDPAVAARAITGRTPRGRVRAVAALTDGASRWTDTFGEGDWAQCLSVLRKEGAEGLIDRVRAMESDPARPTARHKRHDDASAVYAEL; from the coding sequence ATGCGCATCGACCTCGCCACGGCTCCCGGCAGTCCGGAACGCCCCAATGAGGACTGGCTGTCGGCCTCGACACCCGCCGCGGGAGGAGGGGTCCTCGTGGTCCTCGACGGAGTCACCCCGCCGGCGGGCGGCGACGGGTGCGTGCACGGGGTTCCGTGGTTCACAGCCCGGCTCGGCGGCCGATTGACCGAACTGTCCGCCTCGCGAGGGGACATGCCGCTGGACCTGATCCTGGCCGAGGCGGTCCGCGCCACGGCCGAGGCCCACCGCGACACCTGTGACCTTTCTCACGTACGCACCCCGCAGGCGACGGTGGTCGTGGTCCGCTGGGACGAGACGTACGTGGAGCACCTCGTGCTCTCGGACTCGGTACTCCTCCTCCAGGCGCCCGGGGGTGAGGTGACGGCCGTGCTCGACGACCGGCTGGACCGGCTGCCCCGGGAGGTGCTGCGCTCGGTGGCCGCGACGGACGCCCTGCGCAACGCCGAGGGCGGCTTCTTCACGGCGGCCACGGACCCGGCGGTGGCGGCCCGGGCGATCACGGGGCGGACCCCGCGCGGGCGGGTGCGGGCGGTCGCCGCGCTGACGGACGGGGCGAGCCGGTGGACGGACACGTTCGGCGAGGGCGACTGGGCGCAGTGCCTGTCGGTGCTGCGGAAGGAGGGTGCGGAGGGCCTGATCGACCGGGTCCGCGCCATGGAGTCCGACCCTGCCCGCCCGACGGCCCGGCACAAGCGGCACGACGACGCATCGGCCGTCTACGCGGAGCTCTGA
- a CDS encoding multidrug effflux MFS transporter, with product MSPLTAALGLLSFVTPLATDMYAPAFPRMTGDLHSDASGIQLTLTAFLLGMGLGQLVLGPVSDRFGRRRPLLAGTAAMVAASLLCALAPSLDILIALRFVQGFGGAAGVVVGRAVISDVATGDAAARLFGTLMTLSGLGPIVAPLIGGALTESSGWRGIFLVLAGASALALVCSALLVPESLPADRRRAGGAGATAQALRDVLHNRAYLGYALSFALAFGMLFSYIAGSAFLFQEVLGLGVGHASLAFAAVGVIGTIASVVGTRLVGRFSPRGLLRSGLYVMAVCSAALYATALAGHLGLAGTMTLLCLVFVGMRLVTANAGALAQAQVPQAAGSGSAVLGTLQCALSALAAPLVGLGGEHTATPMFLSMTLCAALALGSLLLTRGAAAPTRAATGAAIKSERHGARART from the coding sequence ATGTCCCCGCTGACCGCGGCCCTGGGGCTGCTGTCGTTCGTGACCCCACTGGCCACGGACATGTACGCCCCCGCCTTCCCCCGGATGACCGGCGACCTGCACAGCGACGCCTCCGGCATCCAGCTGACCCTGACCGCGTTCCTGCTCGGCATGGGCCTGGGGCAACTGGTCCTCGGCCCGGTCTCGGACCGCTTCGGCCGACGCCGTCCCCTCCTCGCCGGGACGGCGGCCATGGTCGCCGCGTCCCTCCTGTGCGCCCTCGCCCCGTCGCTGGACATCCTGATCGCACTGCGCTTCGTCCAGGGCTTCGGCGGCGCCGCGGGCGTGGTGGTCGGACGGGCCGTCATCTCCGACGTCGCCACGGGCGACGCCGCGGCCAGGCTCTTCGGCACCCTGATGACCCTCAGCGGCCTCGGTCCGATCGTCGCTCCCCTCATCGGCGGCGCCCTGACGGAGTCCAGCGGCTGGCGGGGGATCTTCCTGGTGCTGGCCGGTGCATCCGCCCTCGCCCTGGTGTGCTCCGCCCTCCTCGTCCCCGAGAGCCTGCCCGCGGACAGGCGGCGCGCCGGGGGCGCCGGCGCCACCGCACAAGCCCTCCGCGACGTGCTGCACAACCGGGCCTATCTCGGCTACGCCCTCTCGTTCGCCCTGGCCTTCGGCATGCTCTTCTCCTACATCGCCGGATCCGCCTTCCTCTTCCAGGAGGTGCTCGGTCTCGGCGTCGGCCACGCCTCGCTCGCCTTTGCGGCGGTCGGCGTCATCGGCACCATCGCCAGTGTGGTCGGCACCAGGCTCGTCGGCCGGTTCTCCCCCCGCGGGCTGCTGCGCTCGGGCCTGTACGTGATGGCCGTCTGCAGTGCGGCGCTGTACGCCACCGCCCTGGCCGGCCACCTCGGCCTGGCCGGCACCATGACGCTGCTCTGCCTGGTCTTCGTCGGCATGCGCCTGGTGACCGCCAACGCCGGAGCATTGGCCCAAGCTCAGGTCCCGCAGGCCGCGGGGTCCGGATCTGCCGTGCTGGGCACGCTGCAATGCGCCCTCAGCGCACTCGCCGCTCCCCTGGTCGGCCTCGGCGGCGAACACACCGCCACCCCGATGTTCCTGAGCATGACCCTCTGCGCCGCGCTCGCACTCGGCTCCCTCCTCCTCACCCGCGGCGCAGCGGCCCCCACCCGCGCCGCTACCGGCGCCGCCATCAAGAGCGAACGTCACGGCGCCCGCGCCCGGACCTGA
- a CDS encoding ATP/GTP-binding protein yields the protein MAFAVSDRPELDDEPVQPWQYDRSRAPVAVKVLVAGGFGVGKTTFVSSVSEITPLRTEAVMTRASVPTDDLSGTPDKHTTTVAMDFGRVTLDDDLVLYVYGTPGQERFWFMWDDLVRGAIGGLVMADTRRLRDCFPALDYFESSGLPYAVAVNHFEGSHAYEPEDVRDALSVPPHVPVVIMDARERRTVIESLLALVGHALDSTPEERT from the coding sequence GTGGCCTTCGCCGTCTCTGACAGACCGGAGCTGGACGACGAACCGGTCCAGCCCTGGCAGTACGACCGCTCCCGCGCCCCCGTCGCCGTCAAGGTGCTCGTCGCGGGTGGCTTCGGCGTCGGCAAGACCACCTTCGTCTCCTCCGTCTCCGAGATCACCCCGCTGCGCACCGAGGCGGTGATGACCCGGGCCAGCGTCCCGACGGACGACTTGTCCGGAACCCCGGACAAGCACACCACCACCGTCGCCATGGACTTCGGCCGCGTCACGCTCGACGACGACCTCGTCCTCTACGTGTACGGGACCCCGGGCCAGGAACGGTTCTGGTTCATGTGGGACGACCTGGTGCGCGGAGCCATCGGCGGGCTCGTCATGGCCGACACCCGCCGCCTGCGCGACTGCTTCCCCGCCCTGGACTACTTCGAGAGCTCCGGGCTGCCGTACGCCGTCGCCGTCAACCACTTCGAGGGCTCGCACGCCTACGAGCCCGAGGACGTGCGTGACGCGCTCAGCGTCCCACCGCACGTACCGGTGGTGATCATGGATGCGAGAGAGCGCCGGACGGTGATCGAATCCCTGCTGGCGCTGGTGGGCCACGCCCTCGACAGCACTCCCGAAGAGAGGACCTGA
- the lon gene encoding endopeptidase La — MASTSITLTLPVLPLDDEVVLPGMVVPLDLSDAEVRGAVEAAQAAAGRGSLPAASGGGKPRVLLVPRIDGRYAATGVLGTVEQVGRLSGGDPGALIRGLGRVRIGAGTTGPGAALWVEGETVDESVPDPLPGAAIELVKEYKALATSWLKKRGAWQVVDRVQQIEGVSALADNSGYSPFLTVEQKVELLETADPVARLRLAVKALSDHLAEQDVAESIAKDVQDGVDKQQREFLLRRQLEAVRKELRELNGEKDGEESDDYRARVEAADLPEKVREAALKEVDKLERSSDQSPEGSWIRTWLDTVLELPWNERTEDRYDIQGARAVLDAEHAGLSDVKDRITEYLAVRKRRSERGMGVVGGRRGGAVLALVGPPGVGKTSLGESVAHAMGRKFVRVALGGVRDEAEIRGHRRTYVGALPGRIVRAVKEAGSMNPVVLLDEIDKVGSDFRGDPAAALLEVLDPAQNHTFRDHYLEVELDLSDVVFLATANVLEAIPEALADRMELVRLDGYTEDEKVVIARDHLLPRQLERAGLAADEVVLEEDALRKLAGEYTREAGVRTLERAIARLLRKVAAQHELGERELPHRIGAGELRGLIGRPHHVPESAQDPAERRTAVPGVATGLAVTGAGGDVLFVEASLADPETGAAGLTLTGQLGDVMKESAQIALSFLRSHGAELELPVADLKDRGVHIHFPAGAVPKDGPSAGITMTTALASLLSGRQVRTDVAMTGEVSLTGRVLPIGGVKQKLLAAHRAGLTTVVIPKRNEADLDDVPAEVLEGLQVHPVTDVRQVLELALEGAQAPVAAIA, encoded by the coding sequence ATGGCTTCGACGTCCATAACGCTCACCCTGCCCGTGCTGCCGCTCGACGACGAGGTCGTGCTGCCCGGAATGGTGGTCCCGCTGGACCTGTCCGACGCCGAGGTGCGAGGAGCCGTCGAGGCCGCCCAGGCCGCGGCGGGCCGGGGGTCCCTCCCGGCGGCGTCCGGGGGAGGGAAGCCCCGGGTGCTGCTCGTGCCGCGGATCGACGGCAGGTACGCGGCGACGGGCGTGCTCGGAACCGTCGAACAGGTCGGGCGGCTTTCCGGCGGCGACCCCGGCGCGCTCATCCGCGGCCTCGGCCGCGTCCGTATCGGCGCCGGTACCACCGGACCCGGGGCCGCGCTCTGGGTCGAGGGCGAGACCGTGGACGAGAGCGTCCCCGATCCGCTGCCGGGCGCCGCGATCGAGCTCGTCAAGGAGTACAAGGCCCTCGCCACCAGCTGGCTCAAGAAGCGCGGGGCCTGGCAGGTCGTGGACCGCGTCCAGCAGATCGAAGGGGTCTCCGCGCTCGCGGACAACTCCGGCTACTCGCCGTTCCTGACGGTCGAGCAGAAGGTCGAACTGCTGGAGACCGCCGACCCGGTGGCCCGCCTCAGGCTCGCGGTCAAGGCGCTCAGCGACCACCTCGCCGAACAGGACGTGGCCGAGTCCATCGCCAAGGACGTCCAGGACGGAGTCGACAAGCAGCAGCGCGAGTTCCTGCTGCGCCGCCAGCTGGAAGCCGTGCGCAAGGAACTGCGCGAGCTGAACGGCGAGAAGGACGGTGAGGAGTCCGACGACTACCGGGCCCGCGTCGAGGCCGCCGACCTCCCGGAGAAGGTACGCGAGGCCGCACTCAAGGAGGTCGACAAGCTGGAGCGGTCCAGCGACCAGAGCCCCGAAGGTTCCTGGATCCGCACCTGGCTGGACACGGTGCTCGAACTGCCCTGGAACGAGCGCACCGAGGACCGGTACGACATCCAGGGCGCCAGGGCCGTGCTCGACGCCGAGCACGCCGGTCTGAGCGACGTGAAGGACCGGATCACCGAGTACCTGGCCGTCCGCAAGCGCCGCAGTGAGCGCGGCATGGGCGTCGTCGGGGGCCGGCGCGGGGGCGCCGTGCTCGCGCTCGTGGGCCCGCCCGGAGTCGGAAAGACCTCGCTGGGCGAGAGCGTGGCCCACGCCATGGGACGCAAGTTCGTCCGCGTCGCGCTCGGCGGCGTACGGGACGAGGCCGAGATCCGCGGCCACCGCCGGACCTACGTCGGCGCCCTGCCCGGCCGCATCGTCCGGGCCGTCAAGGAAGCCGGATCCATGAACCCCGTGGTCCTGCTCGACGAGATCGACAAGGTCGGCTCCGACTTCCGGGGAGACCCGGCCGCGGCCCTGCTGGAGGTCCTCGACCCGGCCCAGAACCACACCTTCCGGGACCACTACCTGGAGGTCGAGCTGGACCTGAGCGACGTCGTCTTCCTGGCCACCGCCAACGTGTTGGAGGCCATCCCGGAGGCCCTCGCCGACCGCATGGAGCTCGTCCGCCTCGACGGCTACACCGAGGACGAGAAGGTCGTCATCGCCCGCGACCACCTGCTGCCCCGCCAGCTGGAGCGCGCCGGGCTCGCCGCCGACGAGGTGGTCCTGGAAGAGGACGCGCTGCGCAAGCTGGCGGGGGAGTACACCCGTGAGGCGGGCGTGCGCACCCTGGAGCGGGCGATCGCGCGGCTGCTGCGCAAGGTCGCCGCCCAGCACGAACTGGGCGAGCGGGAACTGCCCCACCGCATCGGGGCCGGCGAGTTGCGGGGCCTGATCGGGCGTCCGCACCACGTGCCCGAGTCCGCGCAGGACCCGGCCGAGCGGCGCACCGCCGTCCCCGGAGTGGCCACCGGCCTCGCGGTCACCGGTGCGGGCGGCGACGTGCTGTTCGTGGAGGCCTCGCTGGCCGACCCGGAGACGGGCGCGGCCGGACTGACCCTCACCGGCCAGCTCGGCGACGTGATGAAGGAGTCGGCGCAGATCGCGCTGAGCTTCCTGCGCTCGCACGGCGCCGAACTGGAGCTCCCGGTGGCCGACCTGAAGGACCGGGGGGTGCACATCCACTTCCCGGCCGGAGCGGTGCCCAAGGACGGCCCGAGCGCGGGCATCACCATGACCACCGCCCTCGCCTCGCTGCTGTCCGGGCGGCAGGTCCGCACGGACGTGGCCATGACCGGCGAGGTCTCGCTGACCGGACGGGTCCTGCCGATCGGCGGGGTCAAGCAGAAGCTGCTCGCCGCTCACCGAGCGGGGCTGACCACCGTCGTCATCCCCAAGCGCAACGAGGCCGACCTGGACGACGTCCCGGCGGAGGTGCTGGAGGGACTGCAGGTGCACCCGGTGACCGACGTCCGCCAGGTGCTGGAGCTGGCCCTGGAGGGTGCGCAGGCACCGGTCGCCGCCATCGCCTGA
- a CDS encoding roadblock/LC7 domain-containing protein, whose translation MTAPSTYGLSTQARNLQWLLTDLVEEVPGVNSVAVVSSDGLLLLSSDSGAGGAGERQETPGPKGPRGASADLATIVSGLGSLTTGAAALMEFGAVKQTMVAMEHGSVFVMAISDGSLLGVHAAPDCDMSVVAYHMALFVGRAGHVLTPEVRSELRQSMENTP comes from the coding sequence ATGACCGCGCCCAGTACGTACGGACTGAGCACCCAGGCCCGCAACCTGCAGTGGCTGCTGACCGACCTGGTCGAGGAGGTGCCCGGCGTCAACTCTGTCGCGGTCGTCTCCTCGGACGGGCTGCTGCTCCTGTCCTCCGACTCCGGAGCGGGCGGCGCGGGCGAACGGCAGGAGACGCCGGGGCCCAAGGGGCCACGGGGAGCGTCCGCCGACCTCGCCACGATCGTCTCCGGTCTCGGCAGCCTCACCACCGGGGCGGCCGCCCTCATGGAGTTCGGTGCCGTCAAGCAGACCATGGTGGCGATGGAGCACGGCTCGGTCTTCGTCATGGCCATCAGCGACGGCTCGCTGCTGGGCGTGCACGCCGCGCCCGACTGCGACATGAGCGTCGTCGCCTACCACATGGCCCTGTTCGTCGGCCGCGCCGGACACGTCCTGACCCCCGAAGTCCGCAGTGAGCTGCGCCAGTCGATGGAGAACACCCCGTGA
- a CDS encoding MarR family winged helix-turn-helix transcriptional regulator, translating to MPPQKPHHTTDGHLDRARELSPALHAMARALRFHMRGSEEVGLQRLPPAEYEVLRTVLDEPGISVGGLARRLGLQTSNVSTTVRGLSGRGLLRREPDPTDRRAVQLHPTDQAMADLRRIEEHWAEIFAGALARLTDDQSAALHAALPALRALGNALNALKEA from the coding sequence ATGCCGCCTCAGAAGCCCCACCACACGACAGACGGCCACCTCGACCGAGCCAGGGAGCTGAGCCCCGCCCTGCACGCGATGGCGCGAGCCCTGCGCTTCCACATGCGCGGCTCGGAAGAGGTCGGTCTGCAACGACTCCCGCCGGCGGAGTACGAGGTGCTGCGCACCGTGCTGGACGAGCCGGGGATCAGCGTCGGCGGGCTCGCCAGGCGGCTGGGCCTGCAGACCAGCAACGTGAGCACCACGGTCCGCGGCCTGTCGGGCCGGGGCCTCCTGCGGCGCGAGCCGGACCCCACCGACCGCCGCGCGGTGCAACTCCACCCCACCGACCAGGCCATGGCCGACCTGCGCCGCATCGAAGAGCACTGGGCGGAGATCTTCGCGGGCGCCCTGGCGCGGCTCACCGACGACCAGTCCGCTGCCCTGCATGCCGCCCTCCCCGCCCTGCGAGCCCTCGGCAACGCCCTCAACGCCCTCAAGGAGGCATGA
- a CDS encoding IS5 family transposase, whose amino-acid sequence MGADLSRRLVPDELWELTAPLLPRFTSRPQGGGTASVDERAVFTAVVYVLTSGCAWRYLPESFGVSPATAHRRFTVWAEAGLWRRLHRSVLDELGARGELDWSSAIVDAASVRAKRGAR is encoded by the coding sequence GTGGGTGCTGATCTGTCGCGTCGGCTGGTGCCGGACGAACTGTGGGAGCTGACCGCTCCGTTGTTGCCGAGGTTCACGTCCCGTCCGCAGGGTGGCGGTACTGCTTCGGTGGACGAGCGGGCGGTGTTCACGGCCGTGGTGTACGTGCTGACGAGCGGGTGCGCGTGGCGGTATCTGCCGGAGTCGTTCGGTGTTTCGCCGGCCACCGCGCACCGTCGGTTCACCGTGTGGGCCGAGGCCGGGTTGTGGCGCAGGCTGCACCGGTCCGTGCTGGACGAGTTGGGCGCCAGGGGTGAGTTGGACTGGTCGTCCGCGATCGTCGATGCCGCGTCGGTGCGGGCGAAAAGGGGGGCTCGCTGA
- a CDS encoding MarR family winged helix-turn-helix transcriptional regulator — protein sequence MRGSEDQEFLALERELSVFLRRARASSGEMARELHPELEPAAYGLLVRLEAAGRQRATDLAAYFGVGKATMSRQLRALEVLGLVAREPDPADGRAFLVGLTEEGRERFLRVRGARREQYMRKLAGWDRGEVAELARLLHQLNAGTE from the coding sequence GTGCGCGGGAGTGAAGACCAGGAGTTCCTTGCCCTGGAGCGGGAGCTGTCCGTCTTCCTCCGGCGGGCCCGCGCCTCCTCCGGCGAGATGGCCCGGGAGCTCCACCCCGAACTGGAACCCGCCGCGTACGGGCTGCTCGTACGGCTGGAAGCGGCCGGCCGGCAGCGGGCCACCGACCTCGCCGCCTACTTCGGCGTCGGCAAGGCCACGATGAGCCGACAGCTGCGGGCCCTGGAGGTGCTGGGTCTGGTCGCCCGCGAGCCGGACCCCGCCGACGGGCGGGCCTTCCTGGTCGGTCTCACCGAGGAGGGCCGCGAGCGCTTCCTGCGGGTGCGCGGCGCGCGGCGCGAGCAGTACATGCGCAAGCTCGCCGGCTGGGACCGCGGCGAGGTGGCGGAACTGGCCCGCCTGCTGCACCAGTTGAACGCCGGCACGGAGTAG
- a CDS encoding NADPH-dependent FMN reductase — protein sequence MNTRTTPPAPSNPLRVLGISGSLRVGSHNTAALRAVAAFAGPTVRFTLFEGLADIPPFCEDHEHPPTSAVEDLGSALHAADAVLIATPEYNSSVPGQLKNALDWASRPHGNSPLTGKTAALISASPSAYGARWAQEDLRRILTGCGANVADRGLAIPRADAAFGVDGLPLHPDLRSDLATLLDHLR from the coding sequence ATGAACACCCGCACTACACCCCCTGCGCCCAGCAACCCCCTGCGCGTCCTCGGCATCTCGGGCAGCCTGCGAGTCGGCTCCCACAACACCGCCGCCCTGCGGGCGGTCGCCGCGTTCGCCGGCCCGACCGTCCGGTTCACCCTCTTCGAGGGCCTCGCCGACATCCCGCCCTTCTGCGAGGACCACGAGCACCCGCCCACTTCGGCCGTCGAGGACCTGGGCTCCGCGCTGCACGCCGCGGACGCCGTGCTGATCGCCACCCCCGAATACAACTCCTCCGTCCCCGGCCAGCTCAAGAACGCCCTCGACTGGGCCTCACGCCCCCACGGGAACTCCCCGCTGACCGGAAAGACCGCCGCCCTCATCAGTGCCAGCCCCAGCGCCTACGGCGCCCGGTGGGCCCAGGAGGACCTCCGCAGGATCCTCACCGGATGCGGCGCGAACGTCGCCGACCGCGGCCTTGCCATACCCCGGGCCGACGCCGCCTTCGGGGTCGACGGCCTCCCTCTCCATCCCGACCTTCGCTCCGACCTCGCCACCCTCCTGGATCACCTCCGCTGA
- a CDS encoding DUF742 domain-containing protein has product MRRPAADRLPIRGADRRPARVRPYSLTGGRTRFTQVLNVETFVAALDTKASEPQKPDRMPEMPAIVEVCRRMRTIAEIAALLKLPLGVVRVLVSDLADQGRIRVYGTGHGSGRPERALLERVLGGLRRL; this is encoded by the coding sequence GTGAGGAGACCGGCCGCCGACCGACTCCCGATACGCGGAGCCGACCGCCGTCCCGCCCGCGTCCGCCCGTACTCCCTGACGGGCGGACGGACACGGTTCACCCAGGTCCTGAACGTCGAGACCTTCGTCGCCGCCCTGGACACCAAGGCGTCCGAACCGCAGAAGCCCGATCGCATGCCCGAGATGCCCGCCATCGTCGAGGTCTGCCGGCGCATGCGCACGATCGCCGAGATCGCCGCACTGCTGAAGCTGCCGCTCGGCGTGGTCCGCGTCCTCGTCAGTGACCTCGCGGACCAGGGAAGGATCCGCGTCTACGGAACGGGCCACGGCTCCGGCCGGCCCGAACGCGCGCTGCTGGAAAGGGTGCTCGGTGGCCTTCGCCGTCTCTGA